Proteins from one Corynebacterium testudinoris genomic window:
- the hrpB gene encoding ATP-dependent helicase HrpB, with translation MSFDLARIGAGLPVAETIDQLPALLARTNRAVIQAPPGTGKTTLVPPALANHTQGKILVTAPRRVAVRAAARRLAHLDGSELGDRVGFSVRGEHHPGSLVEFMTPGVLLRRLMSDPELSGIRAVAVDEVHERQLDSDLVLGMLLELSELRDDLAVVAMSATVDAEKFSGLMDAPVLETAAVTYPLSTQYAPHPGRAAGTREFYDHLAQLAQGHADSVLVFVPGVHEIEQVRARIPDALPLHGSLSSADQDRALAPSDTPRIIVATSIAESSLTVPGVRVVIDSGLSRVPRRDAARRMTGLVTVSAAQSTADQRAGRAGREGPGTVIRAYSHSDYQHFSPHITPEIATSDLTQAALTLAVWGTPRGVGLPLADAPPSPAFDAAEDVLRTIGAIAADGTATGLGRRLAALPVDPRLGRALLTAGPASAEVVAVLADAPRGDISAQLRTLRGQRPFDREVARLRRLTSGGSGVTDPGIITALAFPDQVARRVGSDYLLASGTRAYLPPDSALQGAEWLAIAEVTRAAGSSREGRAGATIRAAARLSEQQARDIVGLTEEVTATVEGGRVRGRKLSRLGAITVSSTPVALPPEKAAEALAATVSERGLEMFHFSDKAQHLRDRLEFLHEQRGAPWPDPGHADPAMWLMPELTAVANGAQLSKVDMYPALQRLLPWPEAGRLDELAPTHFLAPSGHRHRISYDTHRPVVRVKLQECFGLAASPEYSGVRLLFHLLSPAGRPLAVTDDLASFWSGPYSQVRAEMRGRYPKHPWPEDPWTAPATARVKKRKD, from the coding sequence ATGAGCTTCGATCTCGCCCGGATCGGCGCTGGCCTGCCCGTCGCGGAGACGATTGACCAGCTGCCCGCGCTGCTGGCCCGCACCAACCGGGCCGTCATTCAGGCACCGCCTGGCACGGGTAAGACGACGCTGGTGCCGCCCGCACTGGCCAACCACACCCAAGGAAAAATACTGGTCACGGCGCCGCGCCGGGTCGCGGTGCGCGCAGCTGCGCGCAGGCTTGCTCACCTGGATGGCAGCGAGCTCGGTGATCGCGTGGGCTTCAGCGTCCGCGGCGAGCACCATCCGGGCAGCCTCGTGGAATTCATGACCCCGGGCGTGTTGCTGCGCAGGCTCATGTCCGATCCAGAGCTCAGCGGCATCAGGGCCGTCGCAGTCGATGAGGTCCACGAGCGCCAGCTCGACTCCGACCTAGTCTTGGGCATGCTCCTGGAGTTGTCGGAGTTGCGCGATGATCTGGCCGTGGTGGCGATGTCCGCCACCGTCGATGCGGAGAAGTTCTCTGGCCTCATGGACGCACCCGTCCTGGAGACCGCCGCCGTGACCTACCCGCTGAGCACCCAGTACGCTCCGCATCCGGGCCGCGCGGCTGGCACGCGGGAGTTCTACGATCACCTGGCCCAGCTCGCGCAGGGGCACGCCGATTCGGTGCTCGTGTTCGTGCCTGGCGTCCACGAGATCGAGCAGGTCAGAGCCCGCATCCCCGACGCCTTGCCGTTGCACGGCTCGCTGAGTTCCGCCGACCAGGACCGCGCCTTGGCTCCCAGTGATACCCCCCGCATCATCGTTGCGACCTCGATCGCCGAGTCCTCTCTCACCGTCCCCGGCGTCCGCGTCGTCATCGACTCCGGCTTGTCCCGCGTGCCCCGGCGCGACGCCGCCCGCCGGATGACCGGCCTGGTCACCGTCTCCGCGGCGCAGTCGACGGCGGATCAGCGCGCCGGCCGCGCGGGCCGCGAGGGCCCCGGCACCGTCATCCGCGCCTACTCGCACTCCGATTACCAGCATTTTTCACCCCACATCACCCCGGAGATCGCCACCTCGGACCTCACGCAGGCGGCCCTCACCCTCGCGGTGTGGGGCACGCCGCGCGGGGTCGGCCTGCCGCTTGCCGACGCCCCTCCGTCCCCCGCCTTCGACGCCGCCGAGGACGTGCTGCGCACCATCGGCGCTATCGCCGCCGATGGGACGGCCACGGGGCTCGGCCGGCGCCTCGCCGCCCTGCCCGTCGACCCCCGCCTCGGGCGCGCCCTGCTCACCGCTGGGCCCGCATCGGCGGAGGTGGTCGCCGTGCTTGCCGACGCCCCGCGCGGCGACATCAGTGCGCAGCTGCGCACCCTGCGCGGGCAGCGGCCTTTCGACCGGGAAGTAGCCAGGCTGCGCCGCTTGACCTCGGGAGGTAGCGGGGTCACCGACCCGGGGATCATCACCGCCTTGGCTTTCCCCGACCAGGTAGCCCGGCGCGTCGGCTCCGATTACTTGTTGGCCAGCGGCACCCGCGCGTATCTCCCACCGGATTCCGCCCTGCAGGGCGCCGAGTGGCTGGCCATCGCCGAGGTCACCCGTGCCGCCGGGTCGTCCCGCGAGGGGCGCGCGGGGGCGACGATTCGTGCGGCGGCGCGGCTGAGTGAGCAGCAGGCCAGGGACATCGTTGGCCTCACGGAGGAGGTCACGGCGACCGTCGAGGGCGGCCGTGTCCGTGGCCGGAAGCTCAGCCGCCTCGGGGCAATCACGGTGAGCTCCACCCCAGTGGCCCTGCCCCCGGAGAAAGCTGCGGAGGCGCTGGCCGCGACCGTCAGCGAGCGGGGGCTGGAGATGTTCCATTTCTCCGACAAAGCTCAGCACCTACGCGATCGCCTGGAGTTCCTTCACGAGCAGCGCGGTGCCCCGTGGCCTGATCCCGGCCACGCCGACCCCGCGATGTGGCTCATGCCGGAGCTGACTGCGGTGGCCAACGGGGCGCAGCTGAGCAAGGTCGACATGTACCCCGCCTTGCAGCGGTTGCTGCCCTGGCCCGAAGCCGGGCGGCTGGATGAGCTCGCGCCGACGCATTTCCTCGCCCCCAGCGGGCATCGGCACCGGATTTCCTATGACACCCACCGGCCCGTGGTCCGGGTCAAGCTGCAGGAGTGTTTCGGGCTGGCCGCCTCACCGGAATACTCCGGCGTGCGCCTGCTGTTTCACTTGCTCTCCCCCGCGGGGCGTCCGCTCGCGGTCACCGATGACCTAGCGAGCTTCTGGTCTGGCCCCTATTCCCAGGTCCGCGCGGAGATGCGCGGCCGCTACCCCAAGCACCCGTGGCCGGAGGATCCGTGGACGGCCCCGGCGACGGCGCGAGTGAAGAAGCGGAAGGATTAA
- a CDS encoding SDR family NAD(P)-dependent oxidoreductase, producing the protein MTSAEKKVAVITGGSSGIGAAAADALAADGWHVVVAARRVDKIREVAERTGGEAIELDVTSDESVAAFAARLDRVDLLVNNAGGALGLDSLREADLEDWQTMYDTNVLGTVRVTKALLPLLDAAEGGAGLIINIGSVAAFNAYPGGSGYNAAKFGLRALTRAFRMEEVGNPIRITEIDPGRVSTDFSLVRFKGDTAKAEAVYADKLNLTAEDIAEAIRWVASLPAHMNIDTMNIMPRDQA; encoded by the coding sequence ATGACTAGTGCAGAGAAGAAAGTAGCTGTTATCACCGGAGGCTCCTCGGGAATCGGCGCCGCCGCGGCCGACGCCCTCGCGGCGGATGGCTGGCACGTTGTCGTCGCGGCCCGCCGGGTGGACAAGATCCGCGAGGTCGCGGAGCGCACGGGCGGCGAGGCCATCGAATTGGACGTGACCAGCGATGAGTCGGTAGCTGCCTTCGCGGCACGGCTCGACCGCGTGGACCTGTTGGTTAACAACGCTGGTGGGGCCCTGGGCTTGGATAGTCTGCGCGAGGCCGATCTGGAGGATTGGCAGACGATGTATGACACCAACGTCCTCGGCACCGTCCGGGTGACCAAGGCATTGCTGCCGCTTCTCGACGCCGCCGAGGGCGGCGCCGGCCTCATCATCAACATCGGTTCCGTGGCGGCGTTCAACGCCTACCCGGGTGGGTCCGGGTACAACGCCGCCAAGTTCGGCCTGCGGGCCCTGACTAGGGCGTTTCGGATGGAGGAGGTGGGCAACCCCATCCGCATCACCGAGATCGATCCGGGCCGCGTGTCCACGGACTTCTCGCTGGTTCGCTTCAAGGGTGATACCGCCAAGGCAGAGGCCGTGTACGCCGACAAGCTCAACCTCACGGCGGAGGACATCGCTGAGGCGATCCGCTGGGTGGCGTCGCTGCCGGCGCATATGAACATCGACACGATGAACATCATGCCGCGGGACCAGGCGTAG
- a CDS encoding LysE family translocator, with translation MTISSFASLLVVWIAAIVSPGPDIVQLIRVGSRSRAAGVWCALGIMVGNALWILASLLGLSALVAAYPQILTALQLLGGLYLLRMGIGAVRSGWAARGMRVQAATGAEAEAMAPLRALVLGLTTNLANPKALLFFGAIFAQFVRPDMGAGWAVLIVATLVITGIAWFVGFALGVRAMAARIAKHSAIIDIVTGIIFIGLGILMVVEGGQAVVSSLT, from the coding sequence GTGACTATCTCTAGCTTCGCCAGCCTGCTCGTCGTGTGGATTGCGGCGATCGTCTCCCCGGGACCGGACATTGTCCAGCTCATCCGCGTCGGGTCCCGCTCCCGTGCCGCGGGCGTGTGGTGCGCGCTCGGCATCATGGTGGGCAATGCCCTGTGGATCCTCGCCTCCCTGCTGGGCCTGTCCGCCCTCGTGGCCGCGTACCCGCAGATTCTCACCGCCCTGCAGTTGCTCGGTGGTCTGTATCTACTGCGGATGGGAATCGGTGCGGTGCGCAGCGGCTGGGCGGCGCGGGGCATGCGTGTTCAGGCTGCCACTGGTGCCGAAGCAGAGGCGATGGCCCCGTTGCGCGCCCTCGTGCTCGGCCTGACCACCAACCTGGCCAACCCGAAGGCGCTGCTATTCTTCGGTGCCATCTTCGCCCAGTTCGTCCGCCCCGACATGGGGGCGGGCTGGGCGGTGCTCATCGTTGCCACACTGGTCATCACCGGCATCGCGTGGTTCGTCGGCTTTGCCCTGGGGGTGCGGGCGATGGCGGCGCGGATTGCCAAGCACTCGGCGATCATCGACATCGTGACCGGCATCATCTTCATCGGCCTGGGAATTCTCATGGTGGTCGAGGGTGGCCAGGCAGTCGTATCATCGTTGACATGA
- a CDS encoding heavy metal-binding domain-containing protein — translation MIVTTTPSVDGYHVTQYLRVVAGETIVGINALKDFAAGFRNLVGGRSESYEKEAFRARESALSEMVQRAQELGANAVIGVDVDYQVMGADNGMMMVSATGTAVTIAPEG, via the coding sequence ATGATCGTCACCACCACTCCGTCCGTGGACGGCTACCACGTCACCCAGTACCTGCGCGTCGTCGCCGGGGAAACCATCGTCGGCATCAACGCGTTGAAAGACTTCGCGGCGGGATTCCGTAACCTCGTCGGCGGGCGCTCCGAATCCTATGAAAAGGAAGCGTTCCGGGCGCGCGAGTCCGCCCTGTCCGAGATGGTCCAGCGCGCTCAGGAGCTCGGGGCGAACGCTGTCATCGGCGTGGATGTGGATTACCAGGTGATGGGCGCGGACAACGGCATGATGATGGTCTCGGCCACGGGCACCGCGGTGACGATTGCACCGGAGGGGTAA
- a CDS encoding RNA-binding S4 domain-containing protein has product MHAADVAIRSESIKLGQFIKLANLVATGGEAKEVIAAGDVTVNGTVDTRRGKTLRDGDVVCLGDACARVTTEVSGEDDYFDEATANDDFDPEKWRNL; this is encoded by the coding sequence ATGCACGCTGCAGACGTAGCCATTCGGAGCGAGTCCATCAAACTAGGCCAGTTCATCAAGCTGGCCAACCTCGTGGCCACCGGCGGGGAGGCGAAAGAAGTCATCGCCGCCGGGGATGTCACCGTCAATGGGACGGTGGATACCCGCCGTGGGAAGACGCTGCGTGATGGCGATGTTGTCTGCCTGGGCGATGCGTGCGCGCGCGTGACTACTGAGGTCAGCGGCGAGGATGACTACTTCGATGAAGCCACCGCCAACGACGATTTTGACCCCGAGAAGTGGAGAAACCTCTAA
- a CDS encoding VOC family protein, with amino-acid sequence MPAFEAIGGMPYWIDLTTSDVRKSAAFYSEILGWEISGEDYRVARVQGLPVAGFIPQPADGAPMPDTWITYFLADNLEEQITQVVDLGGRVLAEPAEVQLGRMAVLVDAAGALFGLIEPAGEDSFVAAGEPGTPVWHELTATTGFDKAIDFYHGLFDWDLVSMGAGEDFTYTTAMVDGAAFAGMWKAEGNFPPQVPSFWQTYLGVLDLDAVVAKVPELGGEVIREPWDSEFGRMCLVADSTGATLTLCEVDEPVEEGRESDPLEGFDL; translated from the coding sequence ATGCCGGCTTTTGAGGCCATCGGCGGAATGCCGTATTGGATCGACCTGACCACCTCCGACGTGCGTAAGTCGGCCGCCTTCTATTCGGAGATCCTCGGCTGGGAGATCAGCGGCGAGGATTACCGCGTTGCCCGCGTGCAAGGTCTGCCGGTCGCGGGTTTCATCCCGCAGCCCGCCGACGGCGCCCCGATGCCCGACACGTGGATCACCTACTTCCTGGCGGACAATCTGGAGGAGCAGATCACCCAGGTCGTCGACCTGGGTGGGCGCGTGCTGGCGGAGCCCGCGGAGGTCCAGCTCGGCCGCATGGCTGTGCTTGTCGACGCCGCTGGGGCGCTGTTCGGCCTCATTGAACCGGCCGGCGAGGACTCCTTCGTCGCTGCTGGCGAGCCCGGCACCCCGGTGTGGCACGAACTCACCGCCACGACCGGCTTTGATAAGGCCATTGACTTCTACCACGGCCTGTTTGATTGGGACCTGGTGTCCATGGGGGCGGGAGAAGACTTCACGTACACCACCGCCATGGTCGATGGTGCGGCCTTCGCGGGGATGTGGAAGGCGGAGGGTAACTTCCCGCCGCAGGTTCCCAGCTTCTGGCAGACCTACCTAGGCGTCCTCGACCTGGATGCCGTTGTGGCCAAGGTCCCCGAGCTCGGCGGCGAGGTGATCCGCGAGCCCTGGGATTCCGAATTCGGCCGGATGTGCCTGGTGGCCGATTCCACCGGAGCGACCCTCACCCTGTGTGAGGTCGACGAGCCCGTGGAAGAGGGGCGGGAGTCCGACCCGCTCGAAGGCTTTGATCTCTAA
- a CDS encoding MGMT family protein, translated as MSKLTDVQEAVLAAVDKLSPGEVTTYGEIAAEVGTGPRQVGRVLAEVGHLTAWWRVVRADGSSHDPARSVPHWDAEGISHTGCAVRWQHD; from the coding sequence ATCTCTAAGCTGACGGATGTGCAGGAGGCGGTGCTCGCGGCCGTCGATAAGCTTTCTCCCGGCGAGGTGACCACCTACGGTGAGATCGCCGCCGAGGTCGGGACCGGCCCGCGGCAGGTCGGCCGGGTGCTGGCTGAGGTCGGGCACCTGACCGCCTGGTGGCGGGTGGTGCGCGCCGATGGCTCTTCGCACGACCCCGCCCGCTCCGTACCGCACTGGGATGCAGAAGGAATTTCGCATACCGGGTGCGCTGTACGCTGGCAGCATGACTAA
- a CDS encoding YihY/virulence factor BrkB family protein, translating into MTKDSPRPSLKDGGWSYACGRAIREFWLDSSLDKAAMLTFFTVLSFAPTLLATYSIATLFLANNADLVESLLADFIRDYVPGTYQETVREIVMMVIGTAAGGVMGLIAGILVALWSASAYVRAFSRCVNSIYGLREGRTLIRNFATQLATTLVLLLGMVLIASSIALNEVVVSTVLGPIAEPLGLTNVLDYLLSVFLPIWVWVRWPVIVLLTIVLIAVLYYFTPNVKQPRFRWLSLGASVAMVGLALVSGAFYLYLLFLTGLSSYGAIGTVLALLFALWGGNISLLLGVTVDAEVERARQLREGVVAEENIQLPLRSTRALERQDQTKEMVIERGRELREESLGAD; encoded by the coding sequence ATGACTAAAGATTCTCCGCGCCCGTCGCTCAAAGACGGGGGCTGGAGCTACGCCTGCGGCCGGGCGATCCGCGAATTCTGGCTGGACAGCAGCCTGGACAAAGCCGCCATGCTCACCTTTTTCACGGTGCTGTCCTTCGCCCCCACTCTGCTGGCGACGTATTCCATCGCCACGCTATTCCTGGCCAACAACGCCGACCTCGTGGAATCGCTGTTGGCGGACTTCATCCGCGACTACGTCCCCGGCACCTACCAGGAGACAGTCCGCGAGATCGTCATGATGGTCATCGGCACGGCAGCGGGCGGCGTCATGGGCCTCATCGCCGGTATCCTCGTCGCCCTGTGGTCGGCGTCGGCCTACGTGCGGGCGTTCTCCCGCTGCGTCAACAGCATCTACGGGCTGCGGGAGGGCCGGACCCTCATCCGCAACTTTGCCACGCAACTGGCAACCACCCTGGTCCTGCTGCTGGGCATGGTGCTCATCGCCTCCTCCATCGCGCTCAACGAGGTCGTGGTGTCCACCGTGTTGGGCCCCATCGCCGAACCGCTGGGGCTGACCAATGTGCTCGACTACCTGCTCAGCGTCTTCCTGCCGATCTGGGTGTGGGTTCGCTGGCCGGTCATCGTCCTCCTCACCATCGTCCTCATCGCCGTGCTGTACTACTTCACCCCGAACGTGAAACAGCCGCGCTTTCGGTGGCTCAGCCTCGGAGCGAGCGTGGCCATGGTCGGCCTCGCCCTGGTCAGCGGAGCTTTCTACCTCTACCTGCTCTTCCTCACCGGGTTGAGCTCTTATGGTGCGATCGGTACCGTCCTGGCCCTGCTCTTTGCCCTGTGGGGCGGCAACATTTCCCTGCTCCTGGGCGTGACCGTCGACGCCGAAGTTGAGCGAGCCCGCCAGCTGCGCGAAGGCGTGGTGGCAGAAGAAAACATCCAGCTCCCGCTCCGCAGCACCCGCGCCCTGGAGCGCCAAGACCAGACGAAAGAAATGGTCATCGAGCGGGGGCGGGAACTGCGGGAGGAATCCCTCGGGGCGGACTAG
- a CDS encoding alpha/beta hydrolase fold domain-containing protein, whose product MNENSRTPEQEREQEEAQFRADFQVGGVDRTMTQEEQLEQLYSYLDAHYELPDFTPPWKGGAGDPDPADNYIARLGDRTTHAAMLMLGSGLDQSMPGNSWVEGIETEEVSEVGGRLFIPPEPTGKWGLSFHSGGWWRGSGDALEMAWRPEVAAAAMRSGTIILDVDYPLAPQHTLAEMNDLVAQAVGVAKHHNAVSIAGWGYSSGAALAAMNAQLFDALVLTFPDLASVAALPDEIRAGAAIPAADTWPKTLVQIALQDEIAARPADVGAAEVVEYVSRHRVSTPEVARDKIADVAAFLRSV is encoded by the coding sequence ATGAACGAAAATTCCCGCACGCCCGAGCAAGAACGCGAGCAAGAAGAAGCCCAGTTCCGCGCCGATTTTCAGGTCGGTGGTGTTGATCGGACGATGACGCAGGAAGAGCAGCTCGAGCAGCTGTACTCCTACCTGGATGCCCATTATGAGCTGCCCGATTTCACACCACCGTGGAAGGGTGGCGCGGGTGATCCGGACCCGGCGGATAATTACATTGCTCGTCTGGGGGATCGCACGACGCATGCCGCGATGCTCATGCTCGGTTCCGGTCTTGATCAGTCGATGCCGGGCAATTCCTGGGTGGAGGGCATTGAGACGGAGGAGGTGTCGGAGGTCGGTGGTCGGTTGTTTATTCCGCCGGAGCCGACGGGCAAGTGGGGGTTGAGTTTCCATTCGGGTGGCTGGTGGCGCGGTTCGGGCGATGCGCTGGAGATGGCGTGGCGGCCGGAGGTCGCGGCGGCGGCGATGCGTTCGGGGACGATCATCCTCGATGTGGATTATCCGCTCGCCCCGCAACACACGCTCGCGGAGATGAATGACCTGGTGGCGCAGGCCGTCGGGGTGGCTAAGCACCACAACGCGGTGTCGATCGCGGGCTGGGGTTATTCTTCCGGCGCCGCGTTGGCGGCGATGAATGCCCAGCTTTTCGATGCCCTGGTGCTTACCTTCCCCGATCTCGCGTCGGTCGCTGCCCTCCCGGATGAGATCCGCGCTGGCGCCGCGATCCCCGCGGCCGACACGTGGCCGAAGACTCTCGTGCAGATCGCCCTGCAGGATGAGATCGCTGCCCGCCCCGCCGACGTCGGTGCTGCGGAGGTCGTGGAGTACGTCTCCCGGCACCGGGTGTCCACGCCGGAGGTGGCTCGGGACAAGATTGCCGACGTCGCCGCGTTCCTGCGGTCCGTCTAA
- a CDS encoding CG0192 family protein — MSGIAEIYNAELSPGKDDIAARFGGVVTLLGGYRLVDPDGEVGIEVLVGSDIDGRSVQIPLTYRGAEIDAEHTLTTMEHSVLGKRWVSNALGDPVAVAEFIRCILEGDNEAARSDGVPPVLSIRGSGSGNVEVGGVKLLEVTRQRAVGTVLIDGRRKSFQLRLPHLLRRMESTQTGHNTSRMNLIGWLPAMPEEQRVVGELNWLD, encoded by the coding sequence ATGAGCGGAATCGCAGAAATCTACAATGCAGAACTAAGCCCCGGCAAAGATGACATTGCTGCCCGCTTCGGCGGCGTGGTCACCCTCCTCGGCGGCTATCGCCTCGTCGACCCAGACGGAGAAGTCGGCATCGAAGTGCTCGTTGGCTCCGACATCGACGGCCGCAGCGTACAAATCCCTCTCACCTACCGCGGCGCCGAGATCGATGCCGAGCACACCCTCACCACCATGGAACACAGCGTGCTGGGCAAACGATGGGTCTCCAACGCGCTTGGCGATCCCGTCGCCGTCGCCGAATTCATCCGCTGCATCCTCGAAGGCGACAATGAAGCCGCCCGCTCCGACGGCGTCCCACCCGTCCTGTCGATCCGTGGTTCCGGTTCCGGAAACGTCGAGGTGGGCGGGGTGAAACTGTTGGAGGTCACGCGCCAGCGCGCAGTGGGCACCGTGCTTATCGACGGCCGTCGGAAGTCCTTCCAGCTCCGCCTTCCGCACCTCCTCCGCCGGATGGAATCCACCCAAACCGGGCACAACACCTCCCGCATGAACCTCATCGGTTGGCTACCCGCGATGCCGGAAGAACAGCGCGTCGTGGGGGAGCTGAACTGGCTGGACTAG
- a CDS encoding M13 family metallopeptidase translates to MNDLYAYVNGPWLSTHVIPDDRGVDGTFHRLRDDAEADVRAIVEEDTGRAGRLFDSFMDVEGVNAAGMAPLDADLDKLSTPNVTAFAGRLGELERLGVAAPLTFWVEKASDSEDAIAYLIQSGLGLPDEAYYREPGHAKTVTAYRHHIIEMLGFLDPARLFGLSPSTAADRILALETEIAAGHWDVVSTRDAVKTYNPTAWDELPTIIRTLLAGAGLPDHKVVSMMPSYVTHLSGLLSDDRLADWQLWATWHILRSRAGVLPTEVGAKNFEFYGTLLSGATQQRDRWRRGVGLVESLVGQEIGKIFVQRHFPPTSKSEMLELVDYLIEAYRARITDLSWMTAETRERALDKLDQFKAKIGYPDVWMSYEGLEFGPTGADLLANVRAASAFLQDYELGKIGKPADRDEWFSTPQTVNAFYNPVVNDITFPAAILRAPFYSPDMDAAENFGAIGAVIGHEIGHGFDDQGSQYDGRGNLNSWWSDADRDSFTELTDQLVSQFTGLVPSILRERGIESDGVNGEFTLGENIGDLGGLGIAVVAYQRYLADHGLTFDTSPTMEFEAEGSDPDLTGRTFNGLQRLFLSWARVWRTAIRPEQAQQYLAIDPHSPAEFRCNVIAGNIDEFYQAFPSVGPDSPMWIEPEKRVTIW, encoded by the coding sequence ATGAACGATCTGTACGCCTACGTCAATGGTCCCTGGCTTTCCACCCACGTCATCCCCGACGATCGGGGCGTGGACGGCACCTTCCACCGGCTTCGCGACGACGCCGAGGCCGACGTCCGCGCCATCGTCGAGGAGGACACGGGGCGCGCCGGCCGCCTCTTCGACTCCTTCATGGACGTCGAGGGCGTCAATGCCGCTGGCATGGCACCCCTCGACGCCGACTTAGACAAGCTCAGCACCCCCAACGTCACTGCCTTCGCCGGTCGCCTCGGCGAATTGGAGCGCCTCGGCGTCGCCGCTCCCCTCACCTTCTGGGTGGAAAAGGCCTCCGACTCCGAGGACGCCATCGCCTACCTCATCCAATCGGGCCTGGGCCTGCCCGATGAGGCCTATTACCGCGAGCCCGGCCACGCGAAGACCGTCACCGCCTACCGCCACCACATCATCGAGATGCTCGGTTTCCTCGACCCGGCGCGCCTGTTCGGCCTGAGCCCCTCCACCGCCGCTGACCGCATCCTCGCCCTGGAGACCGAGATCGCCGCCGGGCACTGGGATGTCGTGTCCACCCGTGACGCCGTCAAGACCTACAACCCAACGGCCTGGGACGAGCTGCCCACCATCATCCGCACCCTCCTCGCCGGCGCCGGACTGCCGGACCACAAAGTCGTGTCGATGATGCCCAGCTACGTCACGCACCTGTCCGGTTTGCTCAGCGACGACCGTCTCGCCGACTGGCAGCTCTGGGCCACCTGGCACATCCTGCGCTCCCGCGCCGGAGTCCTCCCCACCGAGGTCGGGGCAAAGAACTTCGAGTTCTACGGCACCCTCCTGTCCGGCGCGACCCAGCAGCGCGACCGCTGGCGCCGAGGCGTCGGGCTCGTCGAATCACTCGTCGGGCAGGAGATTGGCAAAATCTTCGTCCAACGCCACTTCCCGCCCACCTCCAAATCGGAGATGCTCGAACTCGTGGATTACCTCATCGAGGCCTACCGCGCCCGCATCACCGACCTGTCCTGGATGACCGCCGAAACCCGCGAACGGGCGCTGGACAAGCTCGACCAGTTCAAAGCAAAGATCGGCTACCCGGACGTGTGGATGTCCTACGAAGGCCTGGAATTCGGCCCCACCGGCGCCGACCTCCTGGCCAACGTCCGCGCCGCCTCCGCCTTCCTCCAGGACTACGAGCTGGGCAAGATCGGCAAACCCGCCGACCGGGACGAATGGTTCTCCACCCCCCAAACTGTCAACGCCTTCTACAACCCGGTGGTTAATGACATCACGTTCCCCGCCGCCATCCTCCGGGCCCCCTTCTACTCCCCCGACATGGACGCCGCCGAAAACTTCGGCGCCATCGGAGCGGTCATCGGCCACGAGATCGGCCACGGCTTCGACGACCAAGGCTCCCAATACGACGGCCGCGGCAACCTCAACTCCTGGTGGAGCGACGCCGACCGTGACTCCTTCACCGAACTCACCGACCAACTCGTCAGCCAGTTCACTGGCCTCGTCCCCTCCATCCTGCGCGAACGCGGCATCGAATCAGACGGAGTCAACGGCGAATTCACCCTCGGGGAAAACATCGGTGACCTCGGCGGCCTCGGCATCGCCGTCGTTGCTTACCAGCGCTACCTCGCCGATCACGGACTCACCTTCGACACCTCCCCCACCATGGAATTCGAGGCCGAAGGCTCCGACCCCGACCTCACCGGGCGCACCTTCAACGGACTCCAGCGCCTCTTCCTCTCCTGGGCACGCGTCTGGCGCACCGCCATCCGCCCCGAACAAGCCCAGCAGTACCTCGCGATCGACCCCCACTCCCCCGCCGAGTTCCGCTGCAACGTCATCGCCGGCAACATCGACGAGTTCTACCAGGCCTTCCCCTCCGTCGGCCCCGATTCACCGATGTGGATCGAGCCCGAGAAGCGCGTGACCATTTGGTAG